One genomic segment of Mycolicibacterium chubuense NBB4 includes these proteins:
- a CDS encoding PPOX class F420-dependent oxidoreductase — protein MTVPLPSDLIDLLGKPSPCFVATLMPDGSPQLTETWVTTDGEHVVINIVGGMQKDRNLRRDPRVAVNVVDPDDVTRFYEVRGRVTSMTSDGGKQSIDEISHKYLGIPYPNFSGNPDETRVIVTIEADKVNTPMRG, from the coding sequence ATGACCGTTCCGCTGCCGTCCGACCTCATCGACCTGCTGGGCAAGCCGAGCCCGTGCTTCGTCGCCACGCTGATGCCCGACGGGTCACCGCAACTGACCGAAACGTGGGTCACCACCGACGGCGAGCACGTCGTGATCAACATCGTCGGCGGGATGCAGAAGGACCGGAATCTGCGGCGTGATCCGCGGGTGGCCGTCAACGTCGTCGACCCCGACGACGTCACCCGCTTCTACGAGGTGCGCGGTCGCGTGACGTCGATGACCAGCGACGGCGGCAAGCAGAGCATCGACGAGATCTCGCACAAGTACCTCGGGATCCCCTATCCCAACTTCAGTGGCAATCCCGACGAGACGCGCGTCATCGTCACGATCGAGGCCGACAAGGTCAACACGCCCATGCGAGGCTGA
- a CDS encoding DUF456 domain-containing protein, with protein sequence MSTGGILLVALVIAIGLVGIIVPILPGGILVIAAIGVWAFVVGSAVAWVTFGIAAALFIASAVIKYTWPVKRMRQAQVRTSVLAIGAAAGLVGFFVIPVIGLLIGFVGGVFAAELATRGTVSRAWASTVHALKGVALSVGVELTGALLATVVWLVGVFMTA encoded by the coding sequence ATGAGCACCGGTGGAATCCTTCTCGTCGCCTTGGTGATCGCGATCGGTCTGGTCGGGATCATCGTGCCGATCCTGCCGGGCGGGATCCTCGTCATCGCGGCGATCGGGGTGTGGGCCTTCGTCGTCGGCTCCGCGGTCGCATGGGTGACGTTCGGTATCGCGGCCGCCCTGTTCATCGCCTCCGCGGTGATCAAGTACACCTGGCCCGTCAAACGGATGCGGCAGGCGCAGGTCCGCACGTCGGTGCTCGCCATCGGCGCGGCGGCCGGCCTCGTCGGGTTCTTCGTCATCCCCGTCATCGGCCTGCTCATCGGGTTCGTCGGCGGAGTGTTCGCCGCCGAACTCGCGACCCGCGGCACCGTGAGCCGGGCGTGGGCGTCGACCGTGCACGCCCTCAAGGGCGTCGCGCTGTCGGTCGGGGTGGAGTTGACCGGCGCGCTGCTTGCGACCGTGGTGTGGCTGGTCGGCGTCTTCATGACGGCGTAG
- a CDS encoding tyrosine-protein phosphatase, producing the protein MASSGGELSGAWNFRDVAEQTGIAPGRFFRASELSKLDDHGRAALAGYGVTDVADLRTLRELERHGPGLVPTGVDIHHLPFIETTASDDEAPHEHAFQRMMTDKPDDESVADAAARYMTEEYGRIATAPLAQRAVHQVVALLGSGRRVLAHCFAGKDRTGFTIAVVLEAAGVDRDAIMADYLRSNVAVPQLRESILANVRARAVEAPEVLELAEARLTESVLGVREDYLDMARRTLDAEFGSLTGYLEAAGVTGEDLGRLRAALND; encoded by the coding sequence TCGCCGAGCAGACGGGTATCGCGCCCGGCCGGTTCTTCCGCGCCAGTGAGCTGTCCAAACTCGACGACCACGGCCGCGCGGCACTGGCCGGATACGGCGTCACCGACGTCGCCGACCTGCGGACGCTGCGCGAACTCGAGCGGCACGGCCCCGGACTGGTCCCCACCGGAGTGGACATCCACCACCTCCCGTTCATCGAGACCACCGCCTCCGACGACGAGGCGCCGCACGAGCACGCGTTCCAGCGGATGATGACCGACAAGCCCGACGACGAGTCGGTCGCCGACGCCGCGGCGCGCTACATGACCGAGGAGTACGGGCGCATCGCCACCGCTCCGCTGGCGCAGCGCGCCGTGCACCAGGTGGTGGCACTGCTCGGTTCGGGCCGGCGGGTGCTGGCGCACTGCTTCGCCGGCAAGGACCGCACCGGGTTCACGATCGCGGTCGTGCTGGAGGCCGCGGGCGTCGACCGGGACGCGATCATGGCCGACTATCTGCGCAGCAACGTCGCGGTGCCGCAGTTGCGGGAGAGCATCCTGGCCAACGTGCGCGCCCGGGCCGTGGAGGCGCCCGAGGTGCTGGAGTTGGCCGAGGCGCGCCTGACCGAGTCCGTGCTGGGTGTGCGCGAGGATTACCTGGACATGGCGCGTCGCACCCTCGACGCCGAATTCGGTTCTCTCACCGGCTATCTCGAGGCCGCGGGCGTGACCGGCGAGGACCTCGGCCGCCTGCGCGCAGCGCTCAACGACTGA
- a CDS encoding haloacid dehalogenase type II, giving the protein MTPVVRALAFDVFGTVVDWRSSVIAELEDFGTRHGVQRDWAAFADDWRAGYSPAMDRVRRGELPWTRIDDLHRGRLVELLSAAGITVDDAGIDELNRAWHRLNPWPDAVAGLTRLKTRFVITTLSNGNVSLLTDMAKHAGLPWDCVLSAELFRHYKPDREVYLGCADLLGVAPEEVMMVAAHPSDLRAARDAGLRTGFVFRPAEHGPNRTLRRPAEGEFDVLADDFCDLADQLTA; this is encoded by the coding sequence ATGACCCCGGTGGTGCGCGCCCTGGCCTTCGACGTGTTCGGCACCGTCGTCGACTGGCGCTCGAGCGTCATCGCCGAACTCGAGGACTTCGGCACCCGCCATGGGGTGCAACGTGATTGGGCCGCGTTCGCCGACGACTGGCGGGCGGGGTACTCCCCGGCCATGGATCGCGTCCGTCGCGGCGAACTGCCCTGGACCAGGATCGACGATCTGCACCGCGGCCGGCTCGTGGAACTGTTGTCGGCGGCGGGGATCACCGTCGACGACGCCGGCATCGACGAACTGAACCGGGCGTGGCACCGACTCAACCCGTGGCCCGATGCCGTCGCCGGCCTCACGCGGTTGAAGACGCGCTTCGTCATCACCACCCTGTCCAACGGCAACGTCTCCCTGCTGACCGACATGGCCAAGCACGCGGGCCTGCCGTGGGACTGCGTGCTGTCGGCGGAACTGTTCCGGCACTACAAGCCCGACCGCGAGGTCTACCTCGGGTGCGCCGACCTCCTCGGCGTGGCGCCCGAGGAGGTGATGATGGTCGCTGCACATCCCTCCGACCTGCGGGCGGCCCGCGACGCCGGCCTCCGTACCGGGTTCGTCTTCCGCCCCGCCGAGCACGGCCCGAACCGGACGCTGCGCAGGCCGGCCGAGGGCGAATTCGACGTCCTGGCAGACGACTTCTGCGACCTCGCCGACCAGCTGACAGCCTGA